In the genome of Mucisphaera calidilacus, one region contains:
- a CDS encoding VWA domain-containing protein, with translation MWLAAPVWLCLLLLSALPAAWWWRRGSSQRWRIRPVLLLIVRCVVILALALAAAGPRWLAAETAVSSAVILTTGSDAAEIPSEPSIRVTVAEGDLRIEPASRWNWSRPPGGDDGTTAFGRERPGDVLAVASALLPPGASELWMPENWIAGLDLSLHRLPAEGIRLRGYGDSAGEALRLVLDTPNNALPGSEIVVSAMFDGGVSEGDELLVRVEGVDETRRSVTLVPERASFPVRLTAPERPGLYVLAAEHVDVRGNIQREARAAMVVLEPMRISVVGHADQAEAIADSVDRLRSLWGASALVTGRRAEGLTASSLKQVQLVVVLSGQGAQTQAVLAEAARDGVGLLALAGPEGLPGRRDPLAGVLPAYDRQTIEQRDPSVSLVIIIDTSGSMGGARMPLAKQVAEFAIRRLMPHDRVGIVEFYGSRRWAAPLQPASNQIEIKRGLHRLTPGGGTIILPAVDEAYYALLNTRTRFKHVLILTDGGVETGPFREKIERMRRAGITTSTVLVGPAQHSQFLTSLAQWGGGHAYQAPDRFRLPEIVLKQIDEQMQSPPGGSESQAQFRGSGSRPIGLTAPVNPEDAMRLEKKPTGHISATIDGHQPLAVHWRYGRGRAGVWAGSLTGPLANSVYERDETARWLRQWMSSLAAPQLQRRIAIDTTRVELGLSCDLRWTGGKPLPADDALILRCLDREGRIISQTIPDVMSPGRWSGRLLVGRTGSFRLEALTPGAEPLGVAGLWMEEHPGRMAHEQVITSPASADVAPTPWRVVDPTLWLMVLAWLGVLSELAIRRFSLPGRLRSLVARERAGSVVPSALICCMLTSGVIADSMPEGARAEATLERAEQVLIDSLENDLDLDEQIVRLVVSGERHIAIALADEAGLSGRCIDLALEARRLGEAGVAELTILARHLQATGRPEEAGMVLEEALAKAAPEERTALLLHLYALSPETQSYPAEDAITLPDEAGRRWVGHYLAFRGHHGRAIGLLNDLETPGAQDLMTLAEVERRAGNPSVAMEVLRRAEQHAERRRDRQSVALMQFQVAVESGREGELIKHWLVQRPIPSERFWPLITLLRQTGQSSEVIDLIAEAARPSDQGVLRHDANMLRRELFAVANAPEARGTAIRAIEQLALEQGSSLWQACLGQVLALDGRRDLAAEAFLEAARQARGLSERLWCAEAADASGCHDAAEAILLLADQGSDKDRLRVGLTRATHQAQHSSLARALETLDGLAGLVGDDGDARRLADAYIEIGQPDRAIDLLSERLGQGSDRASAQRLGPYLAWLHTQRDQPERARAIWLDLWENALTPALRQRAEQQLLELSAQTAELGSLAVDMESRVHDNPQDRAARSMLVALYARIDDPVSATEVLLAPADDGDDAEAAREKLIELYLKTGRLRLADDMLGQLIAIDPDRALDYWQQRTVIAAERGDLYTARHAIEQIGVLGELPPARLNELAAGILAMLGDSGSAADRYRLTLLKDPQQVELWLLWGRAMQDAGRGQQAITRLLRIVDQAEEDDLFLVGVDGLLNLDAPPALLEVALRYATVRAAKHPDRAYLLRSVVDLHEALGDTESALSWINPMLIAAGDRSATLLREGVERSRALGRSRLAAVYGQSLIATGYAVPPQVMIDLGDMLLDRHDERAADRAFQRAIQFGEKHNVVPQVAKRYEKNLRPEVAQRLIQELLLIRPDDVSLLYRQGSLYTQLGRWEEAQRCFIDAVGVLLARMPIRASDEPRPNLLSTRRRRVAGDLSEIQTYFGPCVEGAIFCSLNEPDRARALREFQRLAEQAGDLSTGLYQAGDRADRFPRWLYATDALRFAALAMNQAEASRSGDEVLIATFAESETVTARIERMRHAFHPSEVVLAEDTRETALLLSEQALRQGDKAETERRLERLTEDSTAWDTEHAVRAALLGLATQRRDLTARATLSGLESLLDDRAAQRSEARFRQLMALGWHALEPADQRSVIDRLRHVAEQGQEASWVLAWLRTRSWQSVDAGRDERMPGWLIDAVTRDDVPAHRLVAMINLLGQQQAGSILELAWERRDPSERWSLLRAVAAGIAGVPTPALRDTLSDLVERTPVPTLDKFRPYTMLSRGGWSEQPAGAELAMAMSGTLLGLHPEQPAVMVIHAQACHAAGGRERLTRASQLARDAMRQLATQTTLTTDQVALAEAAQPLLLRADVGDWLDQLELRRAQGLAAVNELLMASMAAAGVGMETSAAELALEAFARVSGEPVVRNWLVDLLMQTHRFPAMADVLWPLRDDRSVIQQQTARPLSQALQQLGSPERALQIASIDERTLGAIEALPLRASLGQHQSAEQRLLQYLNQTQLERRFYTPRMWSSPTPGGIVGYRQDVAERLSERRTLWEELAPQPFAYRLYQARLSTATPDRNDVPGLIEGLADAAVAAGRTQELVEELTARIAQQDEPDLLDLRLLAATASRLETPDAAAGESLAAWLGRASNAPDDARIAQLLKVLPLNRPERAELLKRWLLARQRAGLTPRVISVPEPIDTHDLGMILQPTPVDVPSSTLLRLLSDHAAALTPDRQQQLLDQIGRWTEIASASLAASELLRLETRLATLRGEWEVVEERLGRLLNSTHPRVLPADPELLLHALPPAATEQLGTLLLDRLADPDQPVRGGEPSRLRLACLLSTSIQRHVSPTASLAESALSFAEALRPAQPSSDWLYVIDAAREIRPERSERLSLEMAEAGVLPPSRFTSLRIGGKVIRPMDYPHYGRWQEASSHP, from the coding sequence ATGTGGTTGGCTGCCCCCGTCTGGTTGTGTCTGCTGCTGCTGAGCGCCTTGCCTGCTGCGTGGTGGTGGCGACGCGGGTCATCGCAACGCTGGCGGATCAGGCCGGTTCTGCTGCTGATCGTTCGATGCGTGGTGATCCTCGCGTTAGCGCTCGCGGCGGCGGGGCCGAGGTGGCTTGCTGCGGAGACGGCTGTTTCCTCTGCGGTCATTCTCACGACGGGCTCTGACGCGGCCGAGATTCCCTCAGAGCCGTCGATCAGGGTTACTGTCGCGGAGGGAGACTTAAGGATTGAGCCTGCTTCGCGCTGGAACTGGAGCCGCCCGCCTGGGGGTGATGACGGGACAACCGCCTTCGGGCGTGAACGTCCTGGCGACGTGCTTGCGGTTGCATCGGCGTTGCTGCCGCCGGGCGCGTCCGAACTCTGGATGCCCGAGAACTGGATAGCGGGTCTTGATCTGTCGCTCCATCGCCTGCCGGCCGAGGGTATCCGATTGCGTGGGTATGGGGATTCTGCAGGAGAGGCATTGAGGCTGGTTCTCGATACGCCGAACAACGCCCTGCCCGGTTCCGAGATTGTGGTCAGCGCCATGTTTGATGGCGGTGTGTCGGAGGGGGATGAGCTTCTTGTGCGTGTGGAGGGCGTCGATGAGACGCGGCGTTCTGTGACTCTGGTGCCTGAACGAGCCTCGTTCCCGGTTCGACTGACGGCACCGGAACGGCCGGGGTTGTATGTGCTGGCCGCGGAGCACGTCGACGTGCGGGGCAACATCCAGCGAGAAGCCCGCGCTGCGATGGTGGTACTCGAGCCGATGCGGATCTCGGTTGTCGGTCATGCCGATCAGGCGGAGGCCATCGCCGACAGCGTCGACCGGCTGCGCTCGCTTTGGGGCGCCTCGGCGCTTGTCACGGGCAGGCGGGCAGAGGGCCTGACCGCGTCGTCGCTGAAGCAGGTACAGCTTGTCGTTGTGCTGAGCGGGCAGGGTGCTCAGACGCAGGCGGTTCTGGCCGAAGCGGCGCGTGACGGCGTGGGGCTGCTGGCGCTGGCCGGGCCGGAGGGTCTGCCGGGACGCCGTGACCCGCTGGCCGGGGTGCTGCCGGCCTACGACCGTCAGACGATCGAGCAGCGTGATCCGAGTGTTTCCCTTGTCATCATCATTGACACCAGCGGGAGTATGGGTGGCGCTCGGATGCCACTGGCCAAGCAGGTTGCGGAGTTCGCCATCCGTCGCCTGATGCCTCATGACCGTGTCGGGATCGTCGAGTTTTACGGCTCCAGGCGTTGGGCCGCACCGCTTCAGCCGGCGTCGAATCAGATCGAGATCAAGCGTGGGCTTCACCGTCTGACGCCCGGGGGCGGGACGATCATCCTGCCCGCGGTCGACGAGGCTTACTACGCGTTGCTGAACACGCGCACGCGTTTCAAGCACGTCCTGATCCTGACGGATGGCGGTGTGGAGACCGGGCCGTTCCGCGAGAAGATCGAGCGGATGCGGCGGGCGGGGATCACGACGTCGACGGTCCTTGTCGGTCCCGCGCAGCACTCGCAGTTCCTGACCTCGCTCGCGCAGTGGGGAGGCGGCCACGCCTACCAGGCACCCGACCGGTTCCGCCTGCCCGAGATCGTCCTCAAGCAGATCGACGAGCAGATGCAGAGCCCGCCAGGCGGATCAGAGAGTCAGGCACAGTTTCGAGGCAGCGGCAGCAGGCCGATCGGCTTGACGGCCCCGGTTAATCCTGAGGACGCGATGCGTCTTGAGAAGAAGCCGACGGGGCACATCAGCGCGACGATCGACGGTCATCAACCGCTCGCGGTGCACTGGCGTTACGGGCGAGGGCGTGCCGGTGTCTGGGCCGGATCGCTGACCGGACCGCTGGCCAACTCCGTCTATGAGCGTGACGAGACGGCTCGCTGGCTGCGTCAATGGATGAGTTCGCTCGCGGCCCCGCAGCTGCAGCGGCGCATCGCCATCGATACGACACGCGTCGAGTTGGGGCTGTCCTGTGACCTCAGGTGGACCGGGGGTAAACCACTGCCGGCCGACGACGCGTTGATCCTGCGGTGCCTGGATCGGGAGGGCCGGATCATCAGCCAGACTATCCCGGATGTGATGAGCCCCGGACGCTGGAGCGGCCGCCTGCTGGTCGGGCGTACCGGTTCGTTCAGGCTCGAAGCCCTGACCCCGGGCGCGGAGCCGCTGGGTGTGGCGGGTCTGTGGATGGAGGAGCATCCCGGCAGGATGGCCCACGAACAGGTCATCACGTCGCCGGCCTCGGCAGACGTCGCGCCCACGCCATGGCGTGTCGTGGATCCGACGCTGTGGTTGATGGTTCTCGCGTGGCTGGGTGTTCTGAGCGAGTTGGCGATACGCCGGTTCAGCCTCCCGGGCAGGCTGCGTTCACTCGTTGCGCGTGAGAGGGCTGGCAGCGTTGTGCCGTCGGCGTTGATTTGCTGCATGTTGACATCGGGCGTAATCGCTGACTCGATGCCTGAGGGTGCTCGCGCCGAGGCGACTCTTGAACGCGCGGAGCAGGTGCTGATCGATTCGCTGGAGAATGATCTGGATCTCGATGAGCAGATCGTGCGCCTGGTGGTTTCGGGAGAGCGGCACATCGCCATCGCGCTGGCCGACGAGGCCGGGTTGTCCGGGCGATGCATCGATCTCGCTCTGGAAGCCCGTCGGCTTGGCGAGGCGGGTGTGGCTGAGTTGACCATCCTCGCGCGGCATCTTCAGGCAACGGGTCGTCCTGAAGAGGCGGGCATGGTCCTTGAGGAGGCCTTGGCGAAAGCAGCGCCGGAGGAGCGGACGGCTCTGCTCCTGCACCTGTATGCGTTGTCGCCGGAAACGCAGTCTTATCCCGCGGAGGACGCGATCACCTTGCCCGACGAGGCGGGTCGTCGCTGGGTCGGTCATTACCTGGCCTTTCGTGGCCATCACGGCCGTGCCATCGGCCTGCTGAACGATCTGGAAACACCCGGGGCGCAGGATCTGATGACGCTCGCGGAGGTTGAGCGTCGGGCCGGCAACCCGAGCGTGGCGATGGAGGTGCTGCGTCGCGCGGAGCAGCACGCTGAGCGGCGTCGTGATCGTCAGTCTGTTGCGCTGATGCAGTTTCAGGTCGCCGTTGAGTCGGGGCGTGAAGGGGAACTGATCAAGCACTGGCTGGTTCAGCGTCCGATCCCGTCTGAGCGCTTCTGGCCGCTGATCACATTGCTGCGACAGACCGGACAGTCGAGCGAGGTCATTGATCTGATCGCGGAGGCAGCTCGGCCCTCGGATCAGGGCGTTCTGCGTCACGACGCGAACATGCTCCGTCGCGAGTTGTTTGCGGTCGCCAACGCCCCCGAAGCGCGAGGGACTGCGATCCGGGCGATCGAGCAACTCGCCCTTGAGCAGGGCTCGAGTCTCTGGCAGGCCTGTCTCGGCCAGGTGCTGGCACTCGATGGCAGGCGTGACCTGGCTGCCGAGGCGTTTCTTGAGGCGGCCCGTCAGGCTCGCGGGCTCTCCGAGCGGCTCTGGTGCGCCGAAGCCGCTGACGCCTCGGGCTGTCACGATGCTGCCGAGGCGATCTTATTGCTGGCCGATCAGGGCAGCGATAAGGATCGCCTGCGGGTGGGACTGACCCGGGCGACTCACCAGGCGCAGCACAGCAGTCTGGCCCGGGCGCTGGAGACCCTTGACGGACTCGCGGGCCTGGTCGGGGATGATGGCGACGCGCGACGACTGGCTGATGCTTATATCGAGATCGGCCAGCCGGACCGGGCCATCGATCTGCTCTCTGAACGACTCGGGCAGGGTTCTGATCGAGCTTCGGCGCAAAGGCTGGGCCCGTATCTGGCGTGGCTGCACACGCAGCGCGATCAGCCGGAGCGGGCGCGCGCGATCTGGCTGGACCTGTGGGAGAACGCCTTGACGCCGGCCCTGCGTCAGCGTGCCGAGCAGCAGCTGCTCGAGCTGTCCGCCCAGACCGCCGAGCTGGGCAGTCTGGCCGTTGATATGGAGTCGCGGGTTCATGACAACCCACAGGACCGTGCAGCCCGGAGCATGCTGGTCGCGCTGTATGCGCGTATCGATGACCCGGTGTCGGCCACGGAAGTGCTGTTGGCACCGGCCGATGATGGCGACGACGCCGAAGCGGCTCGAGAGAAGCTCATCGAGCTGTATCTCAAGACCGGTCGGCTTCGTCTGGCCGACGACATGCTCGGTCAGCTCATCGCGATCGATCCTGATCGGGCGCTCGATTACTGGCAGCAACGCACCGTGATTGCGGCCGAGCGAGGCGATCTCTACACGGCCCGCCACGCCATCGAGCAGATCGGTGTCTTGGGCGAGCTGCCGCCCGCGCGGCTCAACGAGCTGGCTGCCGGCATCCTTGCGATGCTTGGCGACAGTGGTTCTGCTGCCGACCGTTACCGTCTGACGCTCCTGAAAGACCCGCAGCAGGTGGAGCTGTGGCTGCTGTGGGGCCGGGCGATGCAGGATGCGGGCCGAGGCCAGCAGGCCATCACGCGTCTGCTGCGGATCGTCGATCAGGCCGAGGAAGATGACCTGTTTCTCGTGGGTGTGGACGGGCTGCTCAATCTCGACGCGCCGCCTGCGCTGCTGGAGGTGGCGTTGCGCTACGCGACGGTGCGTGCCGCGAAGCATCCTGATCGTGCCTACCTGCTCAGATCGGTCGTTGATCTGCACGAGGCGTTGGGGGACACGGAGTCAGCGTTGTCCTGGATCAATCCGATGCTGATCGCGGCGGGCGATCGCTCGGCGACGCTCCTGCGCGAGGGCGTCGAGCGGTCACGAGCGCTCGGGCGTTCGCGGCTCGCGGCGGTGTACGGACAGAGCCTGATCGCGACGGGGTATGCCGTACCCCCTCAGGTGATGATCGATCTGGGCGACATGCTCCTGGATCGCCATGACGAGCGTGCGGCGGACCGGGCTTTTCAGCGTGCGATCCAGTTCGGCGAGAAGCACAACGTCGTCCCCCAGGTGGCGAAGCGTTACGAGAAGAATCTGCGTCCCGAGGTGGCGCAGCGGCTGATTCAGGAACTGTTGCTGATCCGGCCCGACGACGTCAGCCTCCTCTACCGGCAAGGCTCGCTCTACACCCAGCTGGGGCGGTGGGAGGAGGCCCAGCGTTGCTTCATCGATGCTGTCGGTGTGCTCCTCGCGCGGATGCCGATCCGTGCGAGCGATGAGCCGCGACCCAATCTGCTCTCCACGCGTCGTCGGCGGGTGGCCGGCGATCTCAGTGAGATTCAGACCTATTTCGGGCCATGTGTCGAGGGGGCGATCTTCTGTTCGCTGAACGAACCTGACCGGGCTCGTGCGCTTCGCGAGTTCCAACGACTCGCTGAACAGGCTGGCGATCTGAGCACCGGCTTGTACCAGGCGGGTGACCGCGCCGACCGATTCCCCCGGTGGCTGTACGCGACGGATGCCCTGCGCTTTGCCGCTCTGGCGATGAACCAAGCCGAGGCGTCGCGGTCCGGCGATGAGGTTCTGATCGCGACGTTCGCCGAGAGCGAAACGGTTACCGCTCGGATCGAGCGGATGCGTCATGCCTTCCATCCGTCTGAGGTAGTACTCGCGGAAGACACGCGCGAAACCGCCCTGCTCCTATCGGAACAGGCACTCCGGCAGGGTGACAAGGCGGAGACCGAGCGCCGACTGGAGCGACTCACGGAAGATTCGACGGCGTGGGATACCGAGCACGCTGTTCGTGCCGCGTTGCTGGGACTGGCAACGCAGCGGCGGGATCTGACCGCCCGGGCAACCCTGTCGGGTCTCGAGAGCCTCCTGGATGACCGGGCGGCACAGCGGAGTGAGGCGCGGTTCAGGCAACTGATGGCGCTCGGATGGCACGCGTTGGAGCCTGCCGATCAGCGGAGTGTCATCGATCGTCTGCGCCACGTCGCGGAACAGGGGCAGGAAGCCTCGTGGGTGCTTGCCTGGCTTCGTACGCGTTCGTGGCAGAGTGTGGATGCCGGTCGTGATGAGAGGATGCCCGGGTGGTTGATCGACGCGGTGACGAGAGACGATGTGCCTGCGCATCGTTTGGTCGCGATGATCAACCTGCTCGGTCAGCAGCAGGCAGGCTCCATCCTTGAGCTTGCCTGGGAGCGTCGCGACCCGTCCGAGCGGTGGTCTCTGCTGCGTGCGGTCGCGGCGGGGATCGCCGGCGTGCCGACACCCGCGCTGCGTGACACCCTCAGCGATCTGGTGGAGCGGACACCTGTCCCGACCCTCGACAAGTTTCGTCCCTACACAATGCTGAGCCGGGGCGGATGGTCGGAGCAGCCGGCGGGTGCCGAGCTGGCGATGGCCATGAGCGGAACGCTTCTGGGGCTTCACCCCGAGCAGCCTGCAGTGATGGTGATCCATGCGCAGGCGTGTCATGCGGCGGGCGGGCGAGAGCGATTGACGAGGGCGAGCCAACTGGCCAGGGACGCGATGCGGCAACTCGCCACACAGACAACGCTGACGACCGATCAGGTCGCGTTGGCGGAAGCCGCTCAGCCGCTGTTGCTGCGGGCAGACGTTGGCGACTGGCTGGATCAACTGGAGCTCCGACGCGCTCAGGGGCTGGCGGCTGTCAACGAGCTGCTGATGGCGAGCATGGCCGCCGCTGGCGTGGGCATGGAGACCTCTGCTGCGGAGCTTGCACTCGAGGCCTTTGCACGCGTGTCCGGCGAACCGGTTGTGCGCAACTGGCTGGTTGATCTGCTGATGCAGACACATCGGTTCCCGGCGATGGCGGATGTGCTCTGGCCGCTTCGTGATGACCGGTCGGTGATTCAGCAGCAGACGGCCCGCCCGCTGAGTCAGGCGTTGCAACAGCTCGGGTCGCCTGAGCGAGCGCTTCAGATCGCCTCGATCGACGAACGCACCCTCGGGGCGATCGAGGCGCTGCCCTTGCGTGCGTCGCTCGGTCAGCATCAGTCTGCGGAACAGCGGTTGCTGCAGTACCTGAACCAGACGCAGCTTGAACGACGGTTCTACACCCCGCGTATGTGGTCATCCCCCACACCGGGCGGCATCGTGGGCTATCGGCAGGATGTGGCGGAGCGACTTTCTGAACGCAGAACACTCTGGGAAGAGCTGGCGCCTCAGCCCTTTGCTTACAGGCTGTACCAGGCGCGGCTCTCGACGGCGACGCCGGACCGCAACGATGTCCCGGGGCTGATCGAGGGCCTGGCCGACGCGGCCGTTGCAGCGGGACGGACCCAAGAACTCGTGGAAGAACTCACCGCGCGCATCGCTCAGCAGGACGAGCCGGACCTGCTTGACCTGCGGTTGCTTGCTGCCACGGCGTCGAGGCTGGAAACCCCGGATGCTGCGGCTGGCGAGTCGCTGGCCGCATGGCTGGGGCGAGCGAGCAACGCACCGGATGACGCTCGGATCGCTCAGCTGCTGAAGGTCCTCCCGCTGAACAGGCCCGAGCGGGCTGAATTACTCAAACGCTGGTTACTCGCGCGTCAGCGGGCAGGGTTGACGCCGAGGGTGATCTCTGTGCCCGAGCCGATCGATACCCATGACTTGGGGATGATCCTGCAACCTACGCCGGTCGATGTGCCGTCGTCGACCCTCCTTAGGCTGCTTTCTGATCATGCAGCCGCTTTGACACCGGACAGGCAGCAGCAACTGCTTGATCAGATCGGCCGCTGGACCGAGATCGCATCTGCCTCGTTGGCCGCCTCAGAACTCCTGCGTCTGGAGACCCGGCTCGCGACCCTTCGGGGCGAATGGGAGGTGGTGGAGGAGCGTTTGGGGCGTTTGCTCAACAGCACACACCCTCGCGTGCTGCCCGCAGATCCCGAGTTGCTGTTGCATGCTCTGCCTCCGGCTGCCACGGAGCAGCTGGGAACCCTGCTTCTAGATCGGCTTGCTGATCCGGATCAGCCCGTTCGTGGGGGCGAACCTAGCCGTTTGCGGCTTGCCTGCCTGCTGTCGACGTCGATTCAGCGGCACGTCAGCCCGACGGCCTCGCTGGCAGAATCGGCCCTTTCCTTCGCTGAGGCACTCAGGCCCGCGCAGCCTTCGAGCGACTGGCTGTACGTCATCGATGCGGCCCGGGAGATCAGGCCCGAACGGTCTGAGCGGCTCAGTCTTGAGATGGCCGAGGCCGGCGTGCTGCCTCCCAGTCGTTTTACGTCCTTGCGAATCGGCGGCAAGGTGATTCGCCCGATGGATTATCCGCATTACGGGCGTTGGCAAGAGGCGTCATCGCATCCATAA
- a CDS encoding DUF58 domain-containing protein, whose product MPDSGVIDERFLSACRRLRLGALGLRPLPRKAEAPAPMEGLGLDYRDHRPYVTGDDPRRIDWPLYQRSGRLFIRLYDESHQLGVLILLDCSASMGFEASPRLLAGQQAAVAIAAAGLEELNRVHVQPFADGRLLGAPVAANSRARLSDLAHSVSGWRAKQGAQTRLSPVFDAVRRAGHPRLLMVVISDFFDPAGVDDWVPAIKETGHLPALIQLTRASDRDPGVEGSVEVEDCETAERLYVHASAVMMRAYRDAYGRFDRSMQAAARAVMGRRITLDADRSVLTQLGRLAGPGRLQFGAVAAGVR is encoded by the coding sequence ATGCCTGATTCCGGCGTGATCGATGAGCGTTTCCTCAGCGCCTGTCGGAGGCTGCGCCTGGGTGCGCTGGGTCTGCGGCCTCTGCCGCGCAAGGCGGAGGCGCCGGCGCCGATGGAGGGGCTGGGCCTGGACTACCGCGATCACCGGCCGTACGTGACGGGCGACGACCCGCGGCGGATCGACTGGCCGCTGTATCAGCGCAGCGGTCGCCTGTTCATCCGCCTGTACGACGAGTCGCACCAGCTGGGGGTTCTGATCCTGCTGGACTGCAGCGCTTCGATGGGTTTCGAGGCTTCTCCGCGCCTGCTCGCGGGTCAGCAGGCCGCTGTGGCCATCGCGGCAGCGGGGCTTGAAGAACTCAACCGAGTGCATGTCCAGCCCTTCGCCGATGGCAGACTGCTTGGCGCACCGGTGGCCGCGAACTCGCGTGCGCGTCTCTCGGATCTCGCCCACAGCGTCTCGGGCTGGCGAGCGAAGCAGGGTGCCCAGACGCGGCTTTCACCGGTGTTCGATGCGGTTCGGCGGGCGGGGCACCCGCGTTTGCTGATGGTGGTGATCTCGGATTTCTTTGATCCCGCGGGGGTTGACGACTGGGTGCCGGCGATCAAGGAGACGGGGCACCTGCCCGCGTTGATCCAGCTGACACGGGCTTCGGATCGTGACCCGGGTGTTGAGGGATCGGTCGAGGTCGAGGACTGCGAGACCGCGGAGCGTCTGTACGTTCATGCCTCGGCGGTGATGATGCGTGCCTACCGCGATGCCTACGGCCGATTCGATCGCTCGATGCAGGCGGCGGCTCGCGCGGTCATGGGCAGGCGTATCACGCTGGACGCGGACCGATCGGTGCTGACGCAGCTGGGGCGTCTGGCTGGCCCGGGCAGACTCCAATTCGGCGCTGTTGCTGCGGGAGTGCGCTGA
- a CDS encoding AAA family ATPase produces the protein MSSSPSSSDLSPTTDEATRLATEQVDQFIASFTAIEAEIGKVFVGHADLVRLVLSTLMADGHILIEGVPGLGKTLLVRTLSEVVDLDFARVQFTPDLMPTDLTGTHAIIEKPGGGLELQLEPGPIVTHLLLADEINRATPKTQSALLQAMQERQVSLGKDTIDLPNPFMVLATQNPIEQEGTYPLPEAQLDRFMVKLLVDYPQEGEYATILQRTTGEAMPEIRHVCSGERLLEMRRTVRQVAASDQILSYATRLVMATQPGSRYATDRVNRYVSMGASPRAGQALLLMGKVQALLENRFTLSVHDLRRIALPVLRHRMVLRFEALADGHDVDGLVGEILETVSESTFDA, from the coding sequence ATGAGCAGTAGCCCTTCTTCATCGGATCTCTCACCAACCACCGACGAGGCCACCCGGCTTGCCACCGAGCAGGTCGATCAGTTCATCGCGTCGTTTACGGCGATCGAAGCGGAGATCGGCAAGGTGTTTGTCGGGCATGCGGACCTTGTGCGCCTGGTGCTCTCGACGCTGATGGCCGATGGCCACATCCTGATCGAGGGTGTGCCGGGCCTGGGCAAGACGCTGCTGGTGCGGACGCTGAGTGAGGTGGTGGACCTTGATTTTGCGCGGGTTCAGTTCACGCCCGACCTGATGCCTACGGATCTCACGGGCACGCACGCGATCATCGAGAAGCCGGGCGGTGGTCTCGAGCTCCAGCTGGAGCCGGGGCCGATCGTGACCCACCTGTTGCTGGCGGACGAGATCAACCGTGCGACGCCCAAGACGCAGTCGGCCCTGCTGCAGGCGATGCAGGAGCGTCAGGTCTCGCTGGGCAAGGACACGATCGACCTGCCCAACCCCTTCATGGTTCTGGCGACACAAAACCCCATCGAGCAGGAGGGCACGTACCCGTTGCCCGAGGCCCAGCTCGATCGTTTCATGGTCAAGCTGCTGGTCGACTACCCGCAGGAGGGCGAGTACGCGACGATCCTGCAGCGGACCACCGGCGAGGCGATGCCCGAGATCCGGCACGTCTGCTCGGGAGAGCGGTTGCTGGAGATGCGGCGGACGGTGCGGCAGGTTGCGGCCAGCGATCAGATCCTGAGTTACGCGACGCGGCTGGTGATGGCGACCCAGCCCGGCTCGCGTTATGCGACGGATCGCGTCAACCGTTACGTCAGCATGGGGGCCAGCCCCCGAGCGGGGCAGGCGTTGTTGCTGATGGGCAAGGTGCAGGCGTTGCTGGAGAACCGATTCACGTTGAGCGTGCACGACCTGCGCCGGATCGCGTTGCCGGTGCTCAGGCACCGGATGGTCCTGCGTTTTGAGGCTCTCGCCGACGGCCACGACGTCGACGGTCTGGTCGGGGAGATTTTGGAGACGGTTTCCGAGAGCACGTTCGATGCCTGA